The Streptomyces sp. HSG2 genome has a segment encoding these proteins:
- a CDS encoding M23 family metallopeptidase produces MNDRHPSGTLIPPDSASDSASGHPDAQGDQAAPSWAVAPHGGHEAAGHTTGFPTVTPYVSGPLLGARADGPTATPEPGHAPHGIAYGWELTQDYDPGAYDADLHRPDPSHPHIDAGWGVGVALFDVRPPDAADAHALDVPHPGLHHTGAHAASPWQDPTEAWGDLAQGQPTHDAPYSDIAADRAPAHTPDDVPTGDGDSREHPPFGAYPPDVFSHPSDAPPDDMPAAAHGTPLPAAREEPYPAEATARAAGARATSRSRRRRPARRSTLLTIALPSACVVGVAGMAAASVGGLGEDDESAETTARPDAPSVTASAANDRLDDQLAGVSAGATDFADRASRTQERLDLAAQQAAEKKRAAEEAARKERLRPKFALPVAQQGLSAYYGQSGINWMSVHSGIDFPVSYGTSVKAATDGTVRTQYNSAYGNMMVVTAKDGTETWYCHLSSYQVPSGSSVKAGDQIAYSGNSGNSTGPHLHFEVRPGGGSPIDPLAWLRSHDLEPV; encoded by the coding sequence GTGAACGACCGCCACCCGTCGGGGACGCTGATCCCCCCGGACTCGGCTTCGGACTCCGCCTCCGGGCATCCCGACGCGCAAGGCGACCAGGCCGCCCCGTCCTGGGCCGTGGCCCCGCACGGCGGGCACGAGGCGGCGGGGCACACCACCGGCTTCCCGACCGTCACGCCCTATGTCTCGGGTCCCCTCCTCGGCGCCCGCGCCGACGGCCCGACCGCGACCCCGGAGCCGGGCCACGCCCCGCACGGGATCGCGTACGGCTGGGAACTCACCCAGGACTACGACCCGGGCGCGTACGACGCCGACCTCCACCGGCCCGACCCGAGCCACCCGCACATCGACGCGGGATGGGGGGTGGGCGTCGCGCTGTTCGACGTCCGCCCACCGGACGCCGCCGACGCGCACGCCCTCGACGTCCCCCACCCCGGCCTCCACCACACGGGCGCCCACGCGGCGTCGCCCTGGCAGGACCCGACGGAGGCGTGGGGCGACCTCGCCCAGGGACAGCCGACCCACGACGCCCCCTACTCGGACATCGCAGCCGATCGGGCACCCGCCCACACACCCGACGACGTCCCGACCGGCGACGGCGACAGCCGCGAACACCCGCCCTTCGGCGCGTACCCGCCGGACGTCTTCTCCCACCCGTCCGACGCCCCTCCGGACGACATGCCGGCCGCCGCGCACGGCACCCCGCTCCCGGCCGCCCGGGAGGAGCCGTACCCGGCCGAGGCCACCGCCCGTGCCGCCGGCGCCCGCGCCACGTCCCGCTCCCGGCGACGGCGGCCGGCCAGACGCTCGACGTTGCTGACGATCGCGCTCCCCTCCGCGTGCGTCGTCGGCGTGGCCGGCATGGCGGCGGCCTCCGTCGGCGGTCTCGGCGAGGACGACGAATCGGCGGAGACCACCGCCCGTCCGGACGCCCCCTCGGTCACGGCCTCCGCCGCCAACGACCGGCTCGACGACCAGCTCGCCGGCGTCTCCGCGGGAGCCACCGACTTCGCCGACCGGGCCAGCCGCACCCAGGAACGCCTCGACCTCGCCGCGCAGCAGGCGGCGGAGAAGAAACGGGCGGCCGAGGAGGCCGCGCGCAAGGAGCGCCTACGCCCCAAGTTCGCGCTCCCCGTCGCCCAGCAGGGCCTGAGCGCGTACTACGGCCAGTCCGGGATCAACTGGATGTCGGTGCACTCCGGGATCGACTTCCCCGTCTCCTACGGCACCTCGGTGAAGGCGGCCACCGACGGCACGGTCCGGACCCAGTACAACAGCGCCTACGGAAACATGATGGTGGTGACCGCGAAGGACGGCACCGAGACGTGGTACTGCCACCTCTCCTCCTACCAGGTGCCCTCCGGCAGTTCGGTGAAGGCCGGTGACCAGATCGCCTACTCGGGGAACTCGGGGAACTCGACCGGCCCGCACCTGCACTTCGAGGTGCGTCCGGGCGGCGGATCACCGATCGACCCCCTCGCCTGGCTGCGCAGCCACGACCTCGAACCCGTCTGA
- a CDS encoding alpha/beta fold hydrolase produces MKVIRAAHTLIPLLPLCRRLLPGLPSLPGLSALATLLALPGLPGRPGGSLLPGLPNLSVLSRLPMLSALSLSPSSLPVVSLTLLKATALEAAILAGHVFLYPSGIIQERRAASEESEAPARETAAEPGTTRPAPTPEPPPVTPTAAVPLLIPRGAAPPPVVLLHGFIDNRSVFVLLRRSLAQNGRQQVVSLNYSPLTCDIRTAAELLGHHLEELCDRTGHESVDIVGHSLGGLIARYYTQRLGGDLRVRTLVTLGTPHSGTRVVPLANAHPIVRQMRPGSPVIEELALPSPGVRTRFVSFWSDLDRVMDPLESARLHHPDLLARNVRVSGIGHLALPVHPTVATGIREALDETWAFPTPGDERRHPNGLTVA; encoded by the coding sequence ATGAAGGTCATCAGGGCAGCACACACGCTCATCCCCCTCCTTCCGCTCTGCCGCCGCCTCCTGCCCGGCCTGCCCAGCCTGCCCGGGCTGTCCGCGCTCGCGACCCTGCTGGCCCTGCCGGGACTGCCCGGGCGTCCCGGCGGCTCCCTCCTCCCCGGACTTCCGAACCTCTCCGTCCTCTCCCGGCTGCCGATGCTCTCCGCCCTGTCGCTTTCCCCGAGCAGCCTTCCAGTGGTCTCGCTGACCCTCCTCAAGGCGACGGCCTTGGAGGCGGCCATCCTCGCGGGGCACGTCTTCCTCTATCCCTCGGGCATCATCCAGGAGCGTCGGGCCGCCTCGGAGGAGTCCGAAGCGCCCGCGCGGGAAACCGCCGCCGAGCCCGGAACCACCCGCCCCGCCCCGACCCCCGAGCCGCCGCCCGTCACACCCACCGCCGCCGTCCCTCTCCTCATTCCCCGGGGGGCGGCGCCGCCCCCCGTCGTCCTGCTGCACGGCTTCATCGACAACCGCTCGGTCTTCGTCCTGCTGCGCCGCAGCCTCGCCCAGAACGGCCGGCAACAGGTCGTCTCCCTCAACTACTCGCCGCTCACCTGCGACATCCGCACGGCGGCGGAACTGCTGGGGCACCATCTCGAAGAGCTGTGCGACCGGACCGGCCACGAAAGCGTCGACATCGTCGGACACAGCCTCGGCGGCCTCATCGCCCGCTACTACACGCAGCGCCTCGGTGGCGACCTGCGGGTGCGGACCCTGGTGACCCTGGGCACCCCGCACTCCGGCACCCGAGTGGTCCCGCTGGCCAACGCCCATCCCATCGTGCGGCAGATGCGTCCCGGCTCCCCGGTGATCGAGGAACTGGCCCTCCCCTCCCCCGGCGTGCGCACCCGGTTCGTCAGCTTCTGGAGCGACCTGGACCGGGTGATGGACCCACTGGAGAGCGCACGGCTCCACCACCCGGACCTGCTGGCGCGGAACGTGCGGGTGAGCGGGATCGGCCACCTCGCGCTTCCGGTGCACCCGACGGTCGCTACCGGTATCCGTGAGGCGCTGGACGAGACGTGGGCGTTCCCGACCCCGGGCGACGAGCGACGACACCCGAATGGCCTCACTGTCGCCTGA
- a CDS encoding cobalamin B12-binding domain-containing protein: MGVAAGPIRVVVAKPGLDGHDRGAKVIARALRDAGMEVIYTGLHQTPEQIVGTAIQEDADAIGLSILSGAHNTLFGAVIDLLRERDAADILVFGGGIIPEADIPPLKEKGVAEIFTPGATTASIVEWVRENARQPAGA, from the coding sequence ATGGGTGTGGCAGCCGGTCCGATCCGCGTGGTGGTCGCCAAGCCGGGGCTCGACGGACACGATCGAGGAGCGAAGGTGATCGCGAGGGCGCTGCGGGACGCCGGGATGGAGGTCATCTACACGGGACTCCATCAGACGCCCGAGCAGATCGTCGGGACCGCGATCCAGGAGGACGCCGACGCGATCGGGCTGTCCATCCTCTCGGGCGCGCACAACACGCTCTTCGGCGCCGTCATCGACCTGCTCAGAGAACGGGACGCGGCGGACATCCTCGTCTTCGGTGGGGGGATCATCCCGGAGGCGGACATTCCGCCGCTGAAGGAGAAGGGGGTCGCGGAGATCTTCACGCCCGGCGCCACGACCGCGTCCATCGTCGAATGGGTCCGCGAGAACGCGCGGCAACCCGCCGGGGCGTGA
- the sucC gene encoding ADP-forming succinate--CoA ligase subunit beta — MDLFEYQARDLFAKHEVPVLAGEVIDTPDAARAITEGLGGKSVVKAQVKVGGRGKAGGVKLAATPDEAVARATDILGMDIKGHTVHKVMIAETAPEIVEEYYVSFLLDRANRTFLSIASVEGGVDIEEVAATRPDAVAKTPIDAIDGVTPAKAREIVAAAKFPAEVADKVADVLVRLWDVFVKEDALLVEVNPLAKVASGEVVALDGKVSLDANAEFRHAEFAEFHDTAAADPLEAAAKEKNLNYVKLDGEVGIIGNGAGLVMSTLDVVAYAGEAHAGVKPANFLDIGGGASAEVMANGLEIILGDPDVKSVFVNVFGGITACDAVANGIVQALALLESKGEVVDKPLVVRLDGNNAELGRKILTDAAHPLVQQVDTMDGAADKAAELAAAAK; from the coding sequence GTGGACCTGTTCGAGTACCAGGCGAGGGACCTCTTCGCCAAGCACGAAGTACCGGTGCTGGCCGGTGAAGTCATCGACACGCCTGATGCGGCGCGCGCGATCACCGAGGGCCTGGGCGGCAAGTCCGTCGTCAAGGCCCAGGTGAAGGTCGGTGGCCGCGGCAAGGCGGGCGGCGTGAAGCTCGCCGCCACTCCGGACGAGGCCGTCGCGCGCGCGACGGACATCCTCGGTATGGACATCAAGGGCCACACGGTCCACAAGGTCATGATCGCCGAGACCGCCCCGGAGATCGTCGAGGAGTACTACGTCTCCTTCCTCCTCGACCGGGCCAACCGCACCTTCCTCTCCATCGCCTCCGTCGAGGGCGGCGTGGACATCGAGGAGGTGGCCGCCACCCGCCCGGACGCAGTCGCCAAGACGCCGATCGACGCGATCGACGGGGTGACGCCGGCCAAGGCCCGTGAGATCGTCGCCGCCGCCAAGTTCCCTGCCGAGGTCGCGGACAAGGTGGCCGACGTGCTGGTCCGCCTGTGGGACGTCTTCGTCAAGGAGGACGCCCTCCTGGTCGAGGTCAACCCGCTGGCCAAGGTCGCCTCCGGCGAGGTCGTCGCGCTGGACGGCAAGGTGTCGCTGGACGCCAACGCCGAGTTCCGTCACGCGGAGTTCGCGGAGTTCCACGACACGGCGGCGGCCGACCCGCTGGAGGCCGCGGCCAAGGAGAAGAACCTCAACTACGTCAAGCTCGACGGCGAGGTCGGCATCATCGGCAACGGCGCGGGTCTCGTCATGAGCACCCTGGATGTCGTCGCGTACGCCGGTGAGGCGCACGCCGGTGTCAAGCCGGCCAACTTCCTCGACATCGGCGGCGGTGCGTCGGCCGAGGTCATGGCCAACGGCCTGGAGATCATCCTCGGCGACCCGGACGTGAAGTCCGTCTTCGTCAACGTCTTCGGTGGGATCACCGCCTGCGACGCCGTGGCCAACGGCATCGTCCAGGCGCTGGCACTGCTGGAGAGCAAGGGCGAGGTCGTCGACAAGCCGCTGGTCGTGCGCCTCGACGGCAACAACGCCGAGCTGGGTCGCAAGATCCTGACGGACGCCGCCCACCCGCTGGTGCAGCAGGTGGACACCATGGACGGCGCGGCCGACAAGGCCGCCGAGCTGGCTGCTGCCGCCAAGTAA
- the sucD gene encoding succinate--CoA ligase subunit alpha produces MAIFLTKESKVIVQGMTGSEGQKHTRRMLASGTNVVGGVNPRKAGTSVDFDGTEVPVFGTVKDAVEKTGADVTVIFVPEKFTKDAVVEAIDAEIPLAVVITEGIAVHDTAAFWAYAGKKGNKTRIVGPNCPGLITPGQSNAGIIPADITKPGRIGLVSKSGTLTYQMMYELRDIGFSTCVGIGGDPIIGTTHIDALKAFQDDPETDLIVMIGEIGGDAEERAAAFVKEYVTKPVVGYVAGFTAPEGKTMGHAGAIVSGSSGTAQAKKEALEAAGVKVGKTPTETAKLAREILVG; encoded by the coding sequence ATGGCTATCTTCCTCACCAAGGAATCCAAGGTCATCGTCCAGGGCATGACCGGCTCCGAGGGCCAGAAGCACACCCGACGCATGCTGGCCTCCGGTACCAACGTCGTCGGCGGCGTGAACCCCCGCAAGGCTGGCACCAGCGTCGACTTCGACGGCACCGAGGTGCCGGTCTTCGGCACCGTCAAGGACGCCGTCGAGAAGACCGGGGCCGACGTCACGGTCATCTTCGTGCCGGAGAAGTTCACCAAGGACGCCGTCGTCGAGGCGATCGACGCCGAGATCCCGCTGGCCGTCGTCATCACCGAGGGCATCGCCGTGCACGACACGGCGGCGTTCTGGGCCTACGCGGGCAAGAAGGGCAACAAGACCCGCATCGTCGGCCCCAACTGCCCCGGGCTCATCACGCCCGGCCAGTCGAACGCCGGCATCATCCCCGCCGACATCACCAAGCCCGGGCGTATCGGCCTGGTCTCCAAGTCCGGCACGCTGACGTACCAGATGATGTACGAGCTGCGGGACATCGGTTTCTCGACCTGTGTCGGAATCGGTGGCGACCCGATCATCGGCACCACCCACATCGACGCCCTCAAGGCGTTCCAGGACGACCCCGAGACCGACCTGATCGTCATGATCGGGGAGATCGGCGGCGACGCCGAGGAGCGGGCCGCCGCCTTCGTCAAGGAGTACGTGACCAAGCCGGTCGTCGGCTACGTCGCGGGCTTCACCGCCCCGGAGGGCAAGACCATGGGCCACGCGGGCGCCATCGTCTCCGGCTCCTCCGGCACCGCTCAGGCCAAGAAGGAGGCCCTGGAGGCCGCCGGCGTCAAGGTCGGCAAGACCCCGACCGAGACGGCCAAGCTGGCCCGGGAGATCCTGGTCGGCTGA
- a CDS encoding helix-turn-helix transcriptional regulator, whose translation MTRPPACPLPTPAERRRLRLAASLTRQEVAERVGVTPETVRAWEAGRTNPSGRRRAAYAHLLKTLEAKVTVAQETSVGDHAVERPGDPLTNEGTDRSGSPSPRRPPAPAPGQAATHDGHASGTTPLPRLVRRDEGATGPGARDSTPPPASPSGVGPARRASAVAVGATTPAQAFDALYTGCAPALLRQAYLLTGRRELARESVERSFHGAWERWPEVARDPDPAGRVRMTVHEYALSPWHRFRRRHRDPEPPPADPADRALLGVLLSLPPAHRRTLVLCDGLGIGTAEAAAETEATTPAAVARLRGARTAVANRLPALADPEALRRGLTALAGAERLRSGSPASMRTISERRARFRTRTAIVCTAALIGATALTAGTAPTRYEPPVASGDAVRGVPPRQAQGSLSEEARKLRAALDDHPLGGPHRLTPQAR comes from the coding sequence ATGACCCGACCCCCGGCATGCCCGCTGCCCACCCCGGCGGAGCGTCGACGACTGCGCCTGGCCGCCTCGCTGACGCGCCAGGAGGTAGCCGAGCGAGTCGGCGTCACCCCCGAGACCGTCCGCGCGTGGGAGGCCGGTCGCACCAACCCGAGTGGTCGGCGGCGGGCGGCCTACGCGCATCTGCTGAAGACGCTGGAGGCGAAGGTGACCGTGGCCCAGGAGACGAGCGTCGGGGACCACGCGGTCGAACGCCCGGGAGACCCCCTCACGAACGAGGGGACCGACCGTTCGGGCTCTCCCTCGCCCCGACGGCCGCCCGCCCCCGCCCCGGGGCAGGCGGCCACGCACGACGGACACGCGAGCGGCACGACGCCACTGCCGCGGCTCGTCCGCCGAGACGAGGGCGCCACCGGGCCCGGTGCTCGCGACTCCACCCCCCCACCCGCGTCGCCGTCCGGCGTGGGCCCCGCCCGGCGGGCATCCGCCGTCGCGGTCGGGGCCACGACCCCCGCGCAGGCCTTCGACGCCCTCTACACGGGTTGCGCGCCGGCGCTCCTCCGCCAGGCATACCTGCTGACGGGGCGACGCGAACTGGCGCGCGAGTCGGTGGAACGGTCCTTCCACGGCGCCTGGGAGCGCTGGCCCGAGGTGGCCCGCGACCCCGACCCCGCGGGCCGCGTCCGCATGACGGTGCACGAGTACGCCCTCTCCCCTTGGCACCGGTTCCGACGGCGCCACCGCGATCCGGAGCCCCCGCCCGCCGACCCCGCCGACCGGGCCCTGCTGGGCGTGCTGCTCTCGCTCCCGCCCGCGCACCGTCGCACCCTCGTCCTCTGCGACGGCCTGGGCATCGGGACGGCCGAGGCGGCGGCGGAGACCGAGGCCACGACTCCGGCCGCCGTCGCACGCCTGCGCGGCGCGCGGACCGCCGTCGCGAACCGCCTCCCCGCCCTCGCCGACCCCGAGGCGCTGCGCCGGGGGCTGACCGCCCTGGCCGGCGCGGAGCGGCTGCGCTCGGGAAGCCCGGCGTCGATGCGGACCATCAGCGAGCGACGGGCCCGCTTCCGGACCCGGACGGCGATCGTCTGCACCGCCGCGCTGATCGGGGCGACCGCGCTGACGGCGGGCACGGCCCCCACCCGGTACGAGCCACCGGTGGCATCCGGCGACGCGGTACGCGGGGTGCCGCCGCGGCAGGCCCAAGGCTCGCTGTCGGAGGAGGCGCGGAAGCTGCGGGCCGCCCTCGACGACCATCCACTCGGGGGACCCCACCGGCTGACCCCCCAGGCCCGTTGA
- a CDS encoding DUF6350 family protein — protein sequence MPARRLPRPSPVSRARARWRDRPPGISAGLAGGAAAAALGIAAFGAVVTLLWISAPAAGGNPDGALRVAAALWLSAHGADLVRVDTLSGAPAPLGVTPLLFVLLPFWLVRRACREATDGTGGLAVGSAVARGSAPPPVSARLAWCGVVLGYLAVAAPVVWYAAGGPLRPAWVSTVVGPVLVVTVAAAAGVWTAFGRPGGPVGRALAGLPRGARLLLVEPDARPGPVTRAAGAATGVLCGGGALLLTGSLLVHHRSVGAAFARAAEGWSEQGAVLLLCAALVPNAAVWAVAYSLGPGFLLGVGHTAGPLSAEPPPPLPPLPLFSAVPRPAGAGSLLWTTGALPLAAGLTLGWFLGRSAARGREGADEARPWTKRRTAVAVLVAAGGCAALVALLAALSGGPLGVHALAAFGPVWWPVGAVAWLWTLGTGLPVALLVRAWHRRADARWERRPDHAGAAGVSPAATSDAASRRPGPRTSSVWRRRLPWRSIALPWPRATSVGPPSAGSSRPLDERPAGEDAYDLLPEDPVRPSDPPVPTPVVPVPGRPGDTGRAPGTEASPGAGETGKETGGTSGPISGGGPEVR from the coding sequence ATGCCCGCTCGCCGCCTCCCCCGCCCGTCGCCGGTCTCCCGCGCGCGCGCCCGATGGCGTGACCGCCCACCCGGAATCTCCGCCGGTCTCGCGGGGGGCGCCGCCGCCGCGGCGCTGGGAATCGCCGCGTTCGGCGCCGTCGTCACCCTCCTCTGGATCAGCGCACCGGCCGCCGGCGGGAATCCGGACGGCGCGCTGCGGGTCGCCGCGGCGCTCTGGCTGTCGGCCCACGGCGCGGACCTGGTCCGTGTGGACACGCTCTCCGGCGCCCCCGCGCCGCTCGGTGTCACCCCGCTGCTCTTCGTCCTGTTGCCGTTCTGGCTGGTGCGCCGGGCCTGCCGGGAGGCGACCGACGGGACGGGGGGCTTGGCCGTCGGCTCCGCGGTAGCGCGAGGCTCCGCCCCGCCGCCCGTCTCGGCACGTCTCGCCTGGTGTGGTGTGGTCCTGGGCTACCTGGCCGTCGCCGCGCCCGTCGTCTGGTACGCGGCCGGCGGACCCCTGCGACCCGCCTGGGTCTCCACGGTGGTCGGTCCGGTCCTGGTCGTCACCGTCGCCGCGGCTGCCGGCGTCTGGACCGCCTTCGGCCGTCCCGGCGGGCCGGTGGGGCGGGCACTGGCCGGTCTGCCGCGCGGCGCGCGACTGCTGCTCGTCGAACCCGACGCCCGGCCGGGTCCGGTCACCCGCGCCGCGGGCGCCGCGACCGGAGTGCTCTGCGGTGGCGGCGCGTTGCTCCTGACGGGCTCGCTCCTGGTCCACCACCGATCCGTCGGAGCGGCCTTCGCGCGGGCGGCCGAGGGGTGGTCGGAGCAGGGAGCGGTACTTCTCCTGTGCGCCGCGCTGGTCCCCAACGCGGCGGTGTGGGCGGTCGCCTACTCCCTGGGGCCCGGATTCCTGCTCGGCGTGGGCCACACGGCGGGGCCGCTGTCGGCCGAGCCCCCGCCCCCGCTGCCGCCCCTGCCGTTGTTCTCGGCCGTGCCGCGACCGGCCGGCGCCGGCTCGCTCCTGTGGACGACCGGCGCGCTGCCCCTCGCCGCGGGGCTCACGCTCGGGTGGTTCCTGGGCAGGTCGGCGGCGCGGGGGCGGGAGGGCGCGGACGAGGCTCGGCCGTGGACGAAGCGGCGGACCGCCGTCGCGGTCCTGGTGGCGGCCGGCGGCTGCGCGGCGCTGGTCGCGCTGCTCGCCGCTCTGTCGGGTGGGCCCCTGGGGGTCCACGCCCTCGCCGCCTTCGGACCGGTGTGGTGGCCGGTCGGGGCGGTCGCGTGGCTGTGGACGCTGGGGACGGGGCTCCCGGTGGCCTTGCTGGTCAGGGCATGGCACCGCCGCGCCGACGCCCGGTGGGAGCGCCGGCCGGACCACGCGGGCGCGGCGGGCGTGTCCCCGGCGGCCACCTCCGACGCCGCGTCCAGGCGCCCCGGGCCGCGGACCTCCTCGGTGTGGCGGCGGCGCCTGCCGTGGCGGTCGATCGCCCTCCCGTGGCCGCGCGCGACCTCCGTCGGCCCGCCGAGCGCCGGAAGCTCCCGCCCGCTCGACGAACGGCCCGCCGGCGAGGACGCGTACGACCTCTTGCCGGAGGACCCGGTGCGCCCGAGCGATCCGCCGGTCCCGACTCCGGTGGTGCCCGTGCCCGGTCGGCCGGGCGACACGGGACGCGCGCCGGGCACGGAGGCCTCTCCCGGCGCGGGGGAGACCGGAAAGGAGACCGGGGGCACGTCGGGGCCGATCAGCGGTGGGGGTCCCGAGGTCCGGTGA
- a CDS encoding pyridoxal phosphate-dependent aminotransferase — MTRFSATLAIDEAVRSRREAGGDVLHLGFGEAGLPVPPGLAEVLAQAHTHNGYGPVAGSTRAREAAAGWFTRRGRSTEPGAILLGPGSKPLLFALLAAIDGDVVLPRPAWVSYAAQAALVGRRVLTVPAPETSGGIPDPDLLEPALRRARAEGGRPGVLVLTVPDNPTGTVAPAEQIRAVLRIADRHGLAVVSDEIYAELAHHGSAPSPLTWLPERTVVTTGLSKSLALGGWRIGFARTPDGEWGRRLHRESTAIASEVWSSPAAPMQVVAAHALDDPPEIVAHVEASRDLHARLAVDVHARLLSAGARCRAPQAGFYLYPDFSPARDALRERGVHTGADLAATLLERHGVATLPGSAFGEPDTALTLRIATSLLYGATTEQRWAALAARDPAELPWIAPALAHLDHALRELTGPRDPHR; from the coding sequence ATGACAAGGTTTTCCGCCACGCTCGCCATCGACGAGGCGGTCCGCTCCCGCCGGGAGGCCGGAGGCGACGTACTCCACCTGGGGTTCGGCGAGGCCGGGCTGCCGGTGCCGCCCGGCCTCGCCGAGGTCCTGGCACAGGCCCACACCCACAACGGCTACGGGCCCGTGGCGGGCTCGACCCGGGCCCGAGAGGCGGCGGCCGGGTGGTTCACCCGCCGCGGCCGGTCCACGGAGCCCGGCGCGATCCTCCTCGGCCCCGGGAGCAAGCCCCTGCTCTTCGCGCTTCTGGCGGCGATCGACGGGGACGTCGTGCTGCCCCGCCCGGCATGGGTCTCCTACGCCGCGCAGGCCGCCCTGGTGGGCCGCCGTGTCCTGACGGTCCCCGCCCCGGAGACGTCGGGCGGAATACCCGACCCCGACCTGCTGGAACCGGCTCTGCGACGGGCCAGAGCGGAAGGCGGCCGGCCGGGTGTCCTCGTCCTGACGGTCCCGGACAACCCGACGGGCACCGTCGCCCCCGCCGAACAGATTCGCGCCGTCCTGCGCATCGCCGACCGACACGGTCTGGCGGTCGTCAGCGACGAGATCTACGCCGAACTGGCCCATCACGGCTCCGCCCCGAGCCCCCTGACGTGGCTGCCCGAACGCACCGTCGTGACCACCGGACTCAGCAAGTCGCTGGCCCTTGGCGGCTGGCGCATCGGCTTCGCCCGCACCCCGGACGGGGAGTGGGGGCGCCGGTTGCACCGGGAGTCGACGGCGATCGCCAGCGAGGTGTGGTCCAGCCCGGCCGCGCCGATGCAGGTGGTGGCGGCACACGCCCTGGACGACCCGCCGGAGATCGTCGCGCACGTCGAGGCCTCCCGCGACCTGCACGCCCGGCTCGCCGTCGACGTGCACGCACGGCTCCTGTCGGCCGGGGCCCGCTGCCGAGCCCCCCAGGCCGGTTTCTACCTCTACCCCGATTTCTCCCCGGCGCGCGACGCGCTGCGTGAGCGGGGCGTGCACACCGGCGCCGACCTGGCCGCCACGCTGCTCGAACGGCACGGCGTGGCCACTCTGCCCGGCAGCGCCTTCGGCGAGCCCGACACGGCGCTGACGCTCCGGATCGCCACCAGCCTGCTCTACGGGGCCACGACGGAACAACGGTGGGCGGCGCTCGCCGCCCGGGATCCGGCGGAGCTTCCCTGGATCGCCCCGGCCCTGGCCCACCTCGACCACGCCCTGCGCGAGCTCACCGGACCTCGGGACCCCCACCGCTGA
- a CDS encoding LysR family transcriptional regulator produces the protein MLDLRRLEILCRFAVRGTITATAADLGYSPSAVSQQLTTLEKEAGVPLLERTAQRATLTDAGRELVRHATGILAAAETARARMRARAGTVAGKVVVSCIPALAPALAPHLATLQRDHPALTVVALETGSASAAAAVLDRRHDLAVIDEWSAAPSPVAGGLRVDRLRGERIVLAVPTDHPEAGLAAPVTHARLAETVRDHTWLCAPAGELSRAAGDRRLVAAGAAPPRRWEFQGLRVLAALVAAGSGVALLPEGVAREEPGVRGVRLAPPMRRGILALTRPGSREDPAVAACLEATRRALGERRHADEA, from the coding sequence ATGCTGGATTTGAGGCGCCTGGAGATCCTGTGCCGGTTCGCCGTCCGGGGGACCATCACCGCCACCGCCGCCGACCTGGGCTACTCGCCGTCCGCCGTCTCCCAGCAGCTGACCACCCTGGAGAAGGAGGCGGGGGTTCCGCTGCTGGAGCGCACGGCCCAACGGGCGACGCTGACCGACGCGGGCCGCGAGCTGGTCCGGCACGCCACCGGCATCCTCGCCGCCGCCGAGACGGCGCGCGCTCGGATGCGGGCCCGCGCGGGCACGGTGGCGGGCAAGGTCGTCGTCAGTTGCATCCCGGCCCTGGCCCCCGCGCTCGCGCCGCACCTGGCCACGCTCCAGCGCGACCATCCGGCGCTGACCGTCGTCGCCCTGGAGACGGGGTCGGCCTCCGCCGCCGCGGCCGTCCTCGACCGCCGCCACGACCTCGCCGTGATCGACGAATGGTCGGCGGCCCCGTCACCGGTGGCCGGCGGGCTCCGGGTCGACCGGCTGCGAGGGGAGCGGATCGTCCTCGCCGTGCCGACCGATCACCCGGAGGCCGGCCTCGCGGCCCCCGTGACACACGCCCGGCTGGCGGAGACGGTCCGCGACCACACCTGGCTGTGCGCCCCCGCCGGGGAACTGTCACGCGCCGCGGGCGATCGGCGGCTGGTCGCCGCGGGCGCCGCCCCGCCGCGCCGGTGGGAGTTCCAGGGGCTGCGGGTCCTCGCCGCACTGGTCGCCGCCGGCTCCGGCGTCGCCCTCCTCCCGGAGGGAGTGGCCCGTGAGGAGCCAGGCGTGAGGGGGGTGCGGCTCGCGCCGCCGATGCGGCGCGGCATCCTGGCGCTCACTCGCCCCGGCTCCCGGGAGGACCCCGCCGTCGCCGCGTGCCTGGAGGCCACGCGAAGGGCGTTGGGCGAGCGTCGCCACGCGGACGAAGCGTGA